From a region of the Salmo trutta chromosome 10, fSalTru1.1, whole genome shotgun sequence genome:
- the slc3a1 gene encoding neutral and basic amino acid transport protein rBAT, with the protein MFLDMSSGTANGSSMELGECIQNTGFHEDDKTEDAVSGDEENRTSTVRMSPGREEDTYTQIKPYAGMPKEVLLLYSVQARYRLPREILFWLTIVCTLALVALTITVIVMSPRCLSWWQSSPVYQIYPRSFKDSDSDGIGDLKGILDKLDHFQYLNIKAIWISPFYKSPMKDFGYDVEDFRDIDPLFGSMQDFDDLLAAMHDKGLKLIMDFIPNHTSDTHQWFNLSSSGHAQYKDYYIWANCNTTHAPNNWVSVFGNSSWTYVEERQQCYYHQFLKEQPDLNFRNPHVQREMTEIVRFWLEKGVDGFRMDAVKHILEAKHLRDEPQVDPQQDPDTIDTEFELHHDYTTTQLGLHDILQAWRGEMDVYSREPGRYRFMVAESYDYEETDKTMMYYGTPYVKESDFPFNFYLMDLPTNLTGTGAQGLVNLWMANMPVGKWPNWVVGNHDKPRISSSVGQEYIKVINMLLLTLPGTPTTYYGEEIGMVNINVTIDEIQDPFGKFNPNASRDPQRSPMQWSDGPNAGFSDANHTWLPLHPHHTTVNVEAQQKDSGSVLSQYRALSLLRQAQLPLHRGWMCYIWSDADVFAFLREIDGLDKAFLVVLNFGADSVINLSAITELPEQLTLHMSTNQENYGMPVIKSSIATARGEGLLLEYSTHMRFNPGHASQCFVSEKACYLGALDILYKC; encoded by the exons ATGTTCCTAGACATGAGCTCCGGTACAGCCAACGGCAGCAGTATGGAACTGGGGGAGTGCATCCAAAACACGGGCTTCCATGAGGATGACAAGACGGAGGATGCTGTTAGTGGAGACGAAGAGAACAGGACTTCGACGGTCAGGATGTCCCCGGGCAGAGAGGAGGATACTTATACCCAAATCAAACCTTACGCGGGCATGCCTAAAGAGGTCCTGCTTTTATATTCAGTCCAAGCTCGCTACCGACTGCCCCGGGAGATCCTTTTCTGGCTGACCATTGTGTGCACCTTGGCGTTGGTCGCACTGACCATCACGGTGATCGTTATGTCTCCCCGTTGCCTCAGCTGGTGGCAGTCCTCTCCTGTGTACCAGATATACCCACGTTCCTTCAAGGACTCAGACAGCGATGGTATCGGAGACCTCAAAG GCATCTTGGATAAACTGGATCACTTTCAGTACCTGAACATCAAGGCCATCTGGATCAGTCCGTTCTACAAGTCTCCCATGAAGGACTTTGGCTATGATGTGGAAGACTTTAGAGACATCGATCCACTCTTTGGCTCCATGCAAGACTTTGATGACCTCCTCGCTGCCATGCATGACAAAG GGTTGAAGTTGATCATGGATTTTATCCCTAACCATACCAGTGACACGCACCAGTGGTTCAACCTCAGCAGTAGTGGACATGCACAGTACAAAGACTACTATATCTGGGCCAACTGCAATACTACCCACGCCCCCAACAACTGG GTGAGTGTGTTTGGGAACTCCTCCTGGACGTATGTTGAGGAGAGGCAGCAGTGTTACTACCACCAGTTCCTCAAGGAGCAACCCGACCTCAACTTCCGCAACCCACATGTTCAGAGAGAGATGACT GAGATCGTTCGTTTCTGGCTGGAGAAGGGAGTGGATGGGTTCCGTATGGACGCTGTGAAGCACATCCTAGAGGCCAAGCACCTGAGGGATGAGCCCCAAGTGGACCCACAACAAGATCCT GATACAATTGACACAGAGTTTGAGCTCCACCATGACTACACCACCACCCAGTTAGGGCTGCATGATATCCTGCAGGCCTGGAGGGGAGAAATGGACGTCTACAGTAGAGAGCCAGGCCGATACAG GTTTATGGTAGCTGAGTCCTATGACTATGAGGAGACTGACAAGACCATGATGTACTATGGGACACCCTATGTTAAAGAGAGCGACTTCCCTTTCAACTTCTATCTGATGGACCTGCCAACTAATCTGACTGGAACTGGGGCTCAAGGCCTGGTCAATCTGTGGATGGCCAACATGCCAGTTGGGAAATGGCCAAACTGGGTG GTTGGGAACCATGATAAACCTCGTATCTCCTCCAGTGTTGGCCAGGAGTACATTAAAGTGATCAACATGCTACTGCTCACCCTTCCCGGCACACCCACCACTTACTATGGAGAGGAGATAGGCATGGTGAACATCAATGTGACCATTGACGAGATCCAGGACCCCTTTGGAAAGTTTAACCCT AATGCCAGTCGTGACCCTCAGAGGTCCCCCATGCAGTGGAGTGATGGGCCGAATGCAGGCTTCAGTGATGCCAATCATACCTGGCTGCCTTTgcacccacaccacaccacagttaATGTGGAG GCTCAGCAGAAAGACAGCGGGTCAGTTCTGTCTCAGTACCGGGCCCTGAGTCTCCTGCGACAGGCTCAGCTGCCTCTCCATCGGGGTTGGATGTGCTACATCTGGAGCGACGCGGATGTCTTTGCCTTTCTGAGGGAGATAGACGGCCTGGACAAGGCCTTCCTCGTGGTGCTCAACTTTGGAGCGGACTCTGTTATAAACCTCTCGGCCATAACAGAGCTGCCGGAGCAGCTAACACTTCATATGAGCACCAACCAGGAAAACTATGGGATGCCGGTGATTAAATCTTCAATTGCCACGGCGCGAGGGGAGGGGCTGCTACTTGAGTACTCTACCCACATGCGGTTCAACCCTGGCCACGCCTCCCAGTGTTTTGTCTCAGAGAAGGCCTGCTACCTGGGAGCCTTGGACATTCTGTATAAGTGCTGA